Proteins encoded in a region of the Leguminivora glycinivorella isolate SPB_JAAS2020 chromosome 23, LegGlyc_1.1, whole genome shotgun sequence genome:
- the LOC125238201 gene encoding uncharacterized protein LOC125238201, whose amino-acid sequence MEEFVRERYQRKVAARSRGEPPDPEEEERAARAAEEHLRQQWRDALEDSLYGTRTIGAILPVMEDWLGRRRGVLTYRLTQVVTGHGCFGHYLHRIGREPSTQCLDCGVEDDTAQHTLEECSRCPVERAALVAATGLVDLSLHSVIGAMLSSERRWDAVASFCEDVMSQKEAAEREREAAADALPLRRRRQGRRRRAFLRHDP is encoded by the exons ATGGAAGA atttgtAAGGGAAAGGTACCAGCGGAAGGTGGCAGCGAGGAGCCGGGGAGAGCCGCCGGACCCCGAGGAAGAGGAAAGAGCGGCGCGGGCAGCTGAGGAGCACCTGCGCCAACAATGGAGGGACGCCCTGGAGGATAGCCTCTATGGAACGCGAACCATAGGAGCCATCCTTCCTGTCATGGAGGACTGGCTAGGAAGAAGGAGGGGGGTCCTCACGTACCGCTTGACTCAGGTGGTGACCGGGCACGGGTGCTTTGGACACTACCTGCACCGGATAGGGAGAGAGCCGAGCACCCAGTGCCTGGACTGCGGTGTGGAGGACGATACGGCCCAGCACACCCTTGAGGAGTGTAGTCGTTGTCCCGTGGAAAGGGCTGCGCTGGTCGCAGCCACAGGACTGGTGGACCTCTCGCTGCACAGCGTCATAGGGGCGATGCTGAGCAGCGAGAGAAGATGGGATGCAGTGGCCTCCTTCTGTGAAGACGTCATGTCACAGAAGGAGGCGGCGGAGAGAGAGCGCGAAGCTGCGGCTGACGCGCTGCCTCTCCGTCGAAGACGGCAGGGTCGAAGGCGACGAGCATTCTTGCGCCACGACCCTTAG